A segment of the Zingiber officinale cultivar Zhangliang chromosome 8B, Zo_v1.1, whole genome shotgun sequence genome:
ACTAGATTTGACCTGTCTAGTGTGGTTTTACCAAACACTCAACTTCATTCCACACACTTGGACTTGCCAAGTAATCAACTCCCAACTGATTCCACACATTTGGATTTTTTACCAGACAATTAACTCCCAGCTGATTCCATCCACTTAGACTTGATTCACGTAGCACCTAACTAGGAATCACTTGGACTTGAGTCACTTGACCTCCAGCTAAAAATTTGTGCCTTAATCACTTAGACTTGATTCagctaacctccaattaggaatTTGTCTACTTAGTTCCAACCAAGACTTTAGTTACctaacttcattcactaggactttgtcacaacctagcttcgctcactaggacttttcccatTGCCAAGTTCACTTTCTAGGACTTTGTCATTTGTCAAGTATCCTACACCTGCAAACTTGACACAACAGGTTAGATCACAGCTAACCTAACTTTAACCTTAGTCATAAATTAAAACTCTAGATTAAATGTTGTGCACCTAACACCAACATATACATTTATTCGGGATATGAAAGAAAAGCTAAAGTAGAGTCAATAGGTATTTTTAGGATTGTAGACAAAACTtaatttatgtttcttgtttgaacaagtctggttattcttgttcatttgaaaatgaattttttaatattttctaaatTCAGTGTTGGTTGACAATGATTCCTtgattaataaactatataaattaAGCACCTTAACTCAAACTAAAGACAATGAAATTATGCATAGCATAGGTATAAAATGCAATTTGACCAacgagaattcttccatgttgtggcatagaTGTTTAGAATATATATCTAAATaacgcctagaaaggttaatgacACATGGAATTCTTGAATCCCTTAACATGTCAAACATTGACACCTGCATAGAGTGTGTTAAAGGAAAACGACTACAAGAGGAATAAGAGTGTAAACCGATGTAATTACATTTTGGAACTAATACATACGAGCATTTGTGGATCGTTTCCTAAGACATCTTGGAACAGACACAGTTATTTCATTAGTTTCAAGGATGACTACTCACGATACGACTATTTATACCTTGTTCATGAGAAATCACAATCCTTGGACATGTTTAAGATTTTCAAAGCCGAAGATGAAAAATGAAGGTAGTTAGATCTGATCGTGATGGAGAATACTATGGTCGCTATGACAGATCAAGTGAACAACGTTCAAGACCATTTGCGAACAACCTAAAAGAGTATGAGATCGTCTCTCAATATACCATGCCTAATACTCCTAGTAATTGAGTGTCAAAACAGTACCCTAAAAGACATTGtgagaagtatgatgactttcatTTCTTATCGGAGTCTTTGTGGGGTGAGATACTCAAAACTGCAGTTTACCTACTTAATAGAGTACCCAACAGTGACTGAAACCTCACATGAGATGTGAACGGGTAGGAAGCCCAACATTAAACATTTACACGTCTGGGGTTGTCTAGCTGAGGTTAAGCTTTATAAGCCTAATGAAAAGAAACTGTATACAAGAACAATGAGGTGTCATTTTGTGAGATATCCTGATAAGTCTAGGGGATATAAATTTTATGACCCCTCAAATAGGTCCTTTTTCGAGACaagaaatgtcaaatttattGAGAAGTGGGATTACTAAGATTAAGGACATATCTTTTGAAGAAATAATTGGTGATCCTCCTATGGTTATTACAAGTGTTGGTATGACATTCATATCTCATATTATAGATATTTCACATCCTGTGAGAGTAGTTGTAGGATTGTAAAGACGCTGGGGGAGGGAGATAGCGTTCTTCGCTTTTTCAGAAATCAAGAATAAAagcaaacgcagcggaaaagagaggaaaaaggaCAAGCGCTAacataagtaattttttacttgattcggagccttcgacaactcctactccaagacccgctcTCGTTGAAtgttttcgttggacaatcactataatatCGAAAGGATTATAAAAATTTAAGTACAATGTCGATAAACAAAAATGTTACCGACAACAAGTAGAGTAAAAGCTTGAGTATCAGTTGTCGAAATAGCTTTTCGGTGTCATAGGAGCCTTCTCGGAGCAACGCACAAAAACGAAAGTCATTTGAATTGAGATGTTAAAGCTATTGGTCGAACCCTCGTTTTATAGTCCCATCCGAGTGCCTGGATCCACACCCGGGCGTCTGGAGTGTGCTGACATGGTTGTACCTCGTCGAAAGTCTATCTTGCAAACTTTATCCACCTCAGGGTGCCCGGACCCGTTCGGGCGCCTAGACCGTGATGTGTGTCCGCTAAACAGCGATCACCACCTCAGTTAGTCGCCTCCTGCCGCACCCAGGTTGTCTGGGCGCTTGGAGCCTCTTTTTCATCCATTTTACAACTTTGATTCCCTGCAACACACATTAGTCCAAGCAACAAAAATTAcattgtaaaacagagttagcatattaaaaatatgatcaatttatgacttagaACCTATCTTCCCATGACTAAGATCTAGTCATAGTCTCAGCTAGAAAGCAGTGAAAAGACTGATGtggtatttgaaaaaaaaaccaaaagGATACATGCTCATGTATCAGAGGTCTGATCACCTAGAAGTGATTAGATATTTAGACTCTGACTTTATTGGATGCTTGGACAATAGTGTTAGTGCAGTAAGCACCAATGAtcgaacttaggttttgatgaatgataaatgcattaaagttagatgttgtatTATCTAACCttattaccaagtgtgcaggacttgacgggtctggaggacctgacaccagactgaaatccagctaggtctgttGTACTTAATAGTTGGTAGGAAGTACAGATAGGTCGAGGAGTAACCCGATATCTAGCGGGAAGTCCGGCTGGGTCCGTGGGACCTGACAGCTAGCGTGAAGTCTAGTTAGGTTTACGGATCTAACAACTGACAGGAAGATCTAGTGGGTCAAAGGAGGGTCAAGCGATTTTGCatggtaaggtaagtcactggaggagagtgatccaaTGAGGACGAGTCCTAATTAGGGACTTTAGACGCTGGTCCGGCGTAAGtccattttgaaagtctaagctAAGACCATGATTAAATCCTGATCTCGagaagatagaatctaattaataatcattttatttttattgtgctaactctgttttgtttgttattttttattatttggaaTAATATGCATTGCAAGAGTTTGTGCGCAAAAAGCagcttcggatgaacaatgttcgagacgcctcagaagggcGCCTCTGAGCCACCTTAAAGTGGCGCGGAGGTGCTCTGGATCTAGTAGAGGTGCCTTCGCGTGGATGAAAGACAAAATTCTCACGGTGGGGAGACACCCTGGAGtatgttggaggtgcctcagagtgCTTCGGAGGTGCCTCGAAGCCCTTGAAAGGCGCCCTCGAGAAGATAGAAGCCGCAATTTGCGCAACTTATCACAACCGGAGTTTTGGCGATCAATTTtgtgattggaggcgccttcaaggaggttggaggcacccttaaCGCATTTTAAAAGCAGCATTCGGCCAGCAGAACAAACACAACTTCTATACAAGCTTCTATGATCAGTCTGCTACTTTGTCTTCACGCTGCGATCATACTACTGATCTACTATGCCCTACTGCTGTCGAAAGACTGACACCAACTCCCTAGTATGTCTGGATCTTCATCCTTCGAGTTGGTAACGAATTTCATTATTGTGGATACTTATTATATCTGCAAAAGGGAAGTGcacttttctatttttatttctgtACTCAATTCCCTCTCTCGGCGGTTCCGGAAGAGTTTTTTTAGTGGATTGTCTATCTATACGGTTCGGGGGATCGTgtgtcttgaagtaggagtcaataaaggctccgaactaagtaaaccgCTCGTGTTCATTTTTTTGTATTCGTTCTTACTTCTAATTTCGTTGTGCACTTGTTTTATAAAACCAAAAAAGATTgttttttaaaaccacgtgattcacacCCCTCCTCTCCCTCTCACGTGCGCATCGATCCTACAAATAGGAGGTCCACTTCAAGATTCATCTTCATGCTTGCGGAAGGGGCTATATCGAGGAAAAGTGTTAAACATGCGCTTATAGCCACTTCCACTATGGAGGCAAAGTTGGTAGCTTGTTATGAAACATCTAATTACGGGATTTGGCTACAAAACTTTATCACAGCGTTGGGGATCGTTAATGGCATCGATATGCCTTTGAGGGTTAACTATGATAATAAAGTCATttaactttatgccaagaacaaccgcAGTTCGTTAAAATTAAAGCACATCTACATCACGGTTCTggtggttaaagaaagagtttagaGTCGTCAAGTGATGATAGAGTATATTACCACAAATTCTATGTTGGCAGATTCACTACCAAGGGTTAGTGCCTAAAGTGTTTCATGAGCATGTTGTGGATATGGggtccttcttatggaagaagtaTCCATCAAACGAGATTCTATATTTATTATAATGCTCTACATTTGTTAATAAACACatgtgttttgttttattttggagTACGTACTTAAGTTCAAAACTTGACAATTTGAAATAAAGTTCTTATGATTTACTAATGTTGCCCAGCATATAGTGCTTGTAAATATGATATATATTCCTTCTGGAATCATAAAGTTTAGATTATGATTTGCTACTGCAgttgcagtttagcataaagtgTTTGCAAATATGATCAGGACCATTTGGGTTATTAATTAGACCAATTGGAAATTGACGTGTATAAATCATATTGCATGTAATTTCTATACTATACatccacatcttgatctatgtcattaatgagaTTGATATTGTGATTACTTAGggtttgttacattcatattctgATAACTATGACTTTTGAGGTACTATACCAATGGAGTTAAGAGACCATATTGTTTTACAAGGGTTTTCTATACCCATAAAGTTTGGCATTGTTCTTGACGTCAACTAAGGTTTACTCGTGTGTTGTATACAAATtagcccaagtgggagattgttagatttAATTTCTATTTGGTGGGCTTACACGTTATTTGTAAGCATGCAGATTTGTGTCATTAAGGAAACCAAATTCGTTAAGTGATCTACATAATATGGAGGGTTTGAGTTATTGGATGTGGAGGTTTATATGCATAGAACGAACTCGCTAACCCGAACCATTATCATTAATGGACTGATAATGGATtaggtcatatatatatatatatatatatatagggaatgGTTCCCGTTGGATTAGATATTTTGTGAAGAGACTACGTCGCCATCAACCTAACTCCTTTGGAAGACTAGCCCCTTGCTTCTCTTCTCCGCAAGTCTCCCAGGTTCGTGGACGACACAAAATGACGTTTTTTTCCCACTGCAATCAAGTCCATTGTCTTATCTTATGTGTTTATATGTTTTGTTGTAGATTCGACATAACTAAATCCTtgttgttttgttttcttttatgtgAGTTCATACATGTTCTAGAATTCATGCGGTTTAGGAAAACTTAATCCCAACAAATACATCCTCACTTGTTTATGCTTTCCTTACTTCAGAACAAGAGGCTTCAAAGTGAATTGAGGGGGTCAAAATGAAAATTTCAACCTTAGCTACAAATGCTTCAACGCTCAATGGCTTATGTTGCTAAAAGTAGTTGAACACCACATAGAAATCGGTCAATCTCCTTGTCGTAAACCAAAAAAAGTGAGATTAACAAGCCACACTATGCACACTAGTAGATAAACAAAAGCTAGCATAGGTTTTGTATTGTTGAGGCAAAGAAGGCAAGAAATAACTAGGGAAGAACAGAAACAACGAGAAGACCTAAAGGGAAATCTATTAGAGAAAAACTTTTGACAATGATAGTAGGTTGTGTCTCCTAAAATTAACAACTTATATGAAACCTTTGGCGGAGTCGCATAGACTTGAGAAGAGGTTTTTCATTTTAATCTCTGATCATATTGAAGCAAAGGTGgaccaagaaaaaaaaaacctcgCCCATAGACAAAAAGTATAAAGTTCTAACAATGTAGTAGCATTATTAGAACCCAGATTTTAAGTAAAACACTCTACTTCAAAACAATTAGAACCCTAGAAATCCACTAGAAGTTTCAAACATTTCAAAATTCAGAGCAAAAAATACCATCATCCCACACTCACACTCCATAGCCAACCCATGTCGAACTACAAGGCCAACACAGTTTGAGTTGAGAAATACTAAGGGGTATGAGAAAAGGAACGTGCAACAACCTCCAATTGTTCCAAGATTATGTCGCAACACCCACATATGAAACcattaaatcaactcaaatttCAGCATGTATTTGACCTAGAGCTGGATCCATCCTAGAACTGTAGAATGAGGAATAATTGAAATGCTAATTCTTGGGGAGCACGATTCTGCTTCTTCAAAGAATTAAGTGTCATCTTCAGCAATTGCTTAAGCAAAGACTCGGAATATTCAATTACTCTTCCTTGACAAAGAAAAACAAGATATACTTATCTTCCaagtaaacaagagaaagaaagTCATACTTGTCTTAGCATGTTGTTTTCATTTTGCAATGTAGACATCCTCTCTTCTAGTTCAGAATTCCTGGCCTCTAAATCCTTCACCTTGACCTCCAAATCATTCAGGTaggccttcttcctctcccttgctTGCTGAGCTGAGACTCTGTTCCTTAGcaacctttgatttttttttttcaaaaaaaaatgacCAAAATCAGACaataagttcattactgaacaaATCATTGGCGAAGTATCCAAACAGAGAGACAGGAGAGTCAAATCCCTCCTAACCTCTTCAGCCGCTTGTGCTCCTTGTCGGCAGGGCTCCTCCCTCTCCGCTTCCGGCCAGACTGAGCGGTGGACTGGGCTCGCTCCGGACCAGCCGCCAAAGCAGCCTCTCTACCGGTGGTCGACGGGCCGGCCAAATCGAATCCGAAATCCGGCACTCTCCTGATCTCCTCGTCGCTCTCCATTCCTATATCAGATCCAAAACTTCGATTTCACCAACAAGACCCACAAAATACAGACAAAAAACCTAAATCATCAATAAACTATAATACAGAGAAAAGAAGGAATTCCATTCCCCATACAAAAAAAAATGTAGTCTTCACGAACTAGAGAAGAAAACAACAACACATTCATCGAATTGAACGTGAAAAAAGCGAATTTTGACCAacgaaaatataatttttttatggcAAAATTACTGAACATTTCAAGTGCAAtcaccagaatcaaacaagagccAGAACTAATCAAAGACTTGCCCTCTTTGCCTTCCATCTGGAGGGCGGAGCTGGAAGACCTCTCGCTGCTCGAAGGAAGAGAGCTGTTTCCCTGCTCTTGCAGCATTCTTCTCTGTCTTCACCACCttcaacagaagaagaagaagaagaagaagaagaagaaggacggcAACTTTGCTTTGACTCCACTGTCGCCCTTCCCCACCATATCTTCTTGGAAAaagccgggaaggaaggctaATCAGGTTGGCTACCTGCTGTCCGATCATGCTTCATCGTACGGATGAAAGAGCATGATCGTGGACGAAGGATAGGCCATAAATCGAGTGGGGAATCCAAAGGTGATGAGAAGGCAAGCGTGGATATTTCTTCACCGACCGATTGCTATCGAATCTTGTGGTTGGCATGCCCGCTAGATCCAGCCTTTTccctttttttcaaaaaaataatacatTCGAAATATCTACGCCAACATATAATATCTTGATCAGGAAAAACAATGCCCACTTTTTTTCGGCCTCCGTGGGGACCACGGCCACCCATTCGTGTCCGATATCTCCTCCCATACTATTCATGCCTGAGATCAAGACACAGCAATTAACAATTCAATTATtacaatatataaataaattaaattataatttaccaTTTTTTCATCTACTTGagagaataaaaatttaaaaagtagcTCATATTCCAAAAATATATGTTCCGAACAAATTTGATTAAAGCAATTTTGGTGAACTATTCTTAtgctatttttattaaaattattccaATGATATCTGATTAATTTTGATCAAGTTAAATTAGTTTTGATCAAATGTAAGTAGTTTTAACCAATATTTGAACCCATTTTCATTATAATTATTTAGagcagttttaattaaaattactaccGAGAGTAAaggtagttttaaaattttagatactcttttaatatttttttaatttgatattactCAAAATAAAAGGTGCTTTTTAGATTTTgcagttttattttctttccacATAAAAAAAGAGAGCAGCAATAAGCCAATATACAAGATACGGCTACAGACATCCATTATGTTATGATTAGGATGTCCGCTGATTCTAGACAATGATTGATGTTgaggttttaattttgtttttcacttttaagaattttatatttaatacaatataaatataaatgtatagaattaaaattaaaattaattgtttTTATATAAATCTTATCCTCACAATTAAGTTATACTTTTACgtgattaaaataataaattttaaattctcaaaattaaacatgtaaaaaataaaaaataataaataataaaaatagatgCTCGATTAGTTTTGGTCGTATTTTGATTAAATGGAAGCTGACCAAGTGTTAgccatatttataattttttttataattcatatA
Coding sequences within it:
- the LOC122016137 gene encoding transcription factor HY5-like isoform X1, giving the protein MLQEQGNSSLPSSSERSSSSALQMEGKEGMESDEEIRRVPDFGFDLAGPSTTGREAALAAGPERAQSTAQSGRKRRGRSPADKEHKRLKRLLRNRVSAQQARERKKAYLNDLEVKVKDLEARNSELEERMSTLQNENNMLRQGIKVVKWMKKRLQAPRQPGCGRRRLTEVVIAV
- the LOC122016137 gene encoding transcription factor HY5-like isoform X3 produces the protein MESDEEIRRVPDFGFDLAGPSTTGREAALAAGPERAQSTAQSGRKRRGRSPADKEHKRLKRLLRNRVSAQQARERKKAYLNDLEVKVKDLEARNSELEERMSTLQNENNMLRQGIKVVKWMKKRLQAPRQPGCGRRRLTEVVIAV
- the LOC122016137 gene encoding transcription factor HY5-like isoform X2, with protein sequence MLQEQGNSSLPSSSERSSSSALQMEGKEGMESDEEIRRVPDFGFDLAGPSTTGREAALAAGPERAQSTAQSGRKRRGRSPADKEHKRLKRLLRNRVSAQQARERKKAYLNDLEVKVKDLEARNSELEERMSTLQNENNMLRQILKNTTVGRRGSGSSVSGEGM